The genomic DNA TTATGCGGAAGCAGAGGAAGAGGAGTTCCAAAAAAGCGCGTCAAGCCCAAGGGACCGCTTTTGCTACCCCTCGGCGGGCTCCCCCGCCAGGCCGAAGGCCTCGTGCAGAAGACGCACGGCCAGCTCGGTGTACTTGTCCTCGATGACGCAGGAGACCTTTATCTCCGAGGTGCTTATCATCATGATATTGATGTTCCCCCGGGCCAGGGTCTCGAACATCCGGGCCGCCACGCCCGAGTGGCTCTTCATCCCCACGCCCACGATGGAGACCTTGGAGATGTTCTCCCCCAGGGAGACGCCCCTGGCGCCGATGTCCGAGGAGAGCTTCTCCACCACCTGGACGGCCCTCCCGGCCTCCGTCCTGGGGACGGTGAAGGAAATGTCCGTGGCCCGCCCGTCGGGGCTGACGTTCTGCACGATCATGTCCACGTTTATGTTTCCGCTGGCGATGGCCTGAAAGAGCCTTCCCGCCAGACCGGGCCTGTCGGGCACGCCCATGAGGGTCAGCTTCGCCTGGTTCCTGTCGTACGCCACCCCTGCCACCACGACCTTCTCCATATCCTTGTCCTCCTTCACCACGTAGGTGCCGGGATTCTCCGAAAAGCTGGAGCGCACCACAAGAGGGACCCCGTAGTTCATGGCGAACTCCACCGAGCGGCTCTGAAGCACCTTGGCCCCCAGGCTGGCCAGCTCCAGCATCTCCTCGTAGGATATCCTGTCGAGCTTCCGTGCTTCCGAGACGATGCCGGGGTCGGTGGTGTAGACGCCCTCCACGTCGGTGTATATCTCGCAGACGTCCGCCCCGAGGGCGGCGGCTATGGCCACGGCCGTGAGGTCGGACCCGCCCCTGCCCAGGGTCGTAACGTCGGAGGTCTCCGATATCCCCTGAAAACCCGCCACCACGGGGACCTGTCCCCGGGCCACCGCCTCGCGCACCCTCCCGGCCGTGACCCTCTCGATGCGGGCCTTCGTGTGGGCGGCGTCCGTGATGATGCCCACCTGCCTGCCCGTCAGCGACAAGGCGTTCACCCCCAGCTCCTTGAGTGAAAGGGCCATAAGCGCGGCGCTCACGCGCTCCCCCGAGGAGAGAATCATGTCCAGCTCCCTTTCGTCGGGGCTCCCGGAGACCCCTTCGGCAAGAGCGATAAGCTTGTCCGTCTCCCCGCTCATGGCCGACACGACGACCACCACGCTGTGGCCCTGCTCGACGGCTGCCTTGACCCGGGCGGCAACGGCCTTTATTCTCTCCACGCTTCCCACCGAGGTGCCGCCGTATTTCTGGACGATTAACACGGCCCCGAAGCCTTCTCGATACTGCCCGAGATGAACATCCCCATGAGCTCATGCCCCCTTTGCACCATCGGGACACCCTCTTCCTCGGCGATGCGCTCGTCGTAGGAGACGTCCCGGGCCTCGCCGGTCCCGGCGCTGTCGAAGATGACGAAGGGGACGGGCTCCCGGGTATGGGTGCGCTCCTCTATGGGTGTGGCGTGGTCCGGAAGAAGCAGTATCCTGTACTCGTCGAAGGCCTTCATGCCGCGGAGAACCGTGCCCACCACCAGGGCGTCGAAGTCCTCGATGGCCCGTATCTTGTCCTTGCAGTTTCCGGAGTGCCCCGCCTCGTCGGGAGCCTCCACGTGGACGTACACCAGGTCCACGTCCTCCAGGGCCCGGAGGGCGTATTCCGCCTTGCCCAGGTAGTTTGTATCCAGGTAGCCCGTAGCGCCGGGAACCTCCAGGACCTCCATGCCCAGCGAGGCGCCGAGCCCCTTGGTCAGGTCCACGGCGGAGACCAGGGCTGCCCGGAGGCCGTATTTCTCGCTGAAAGAAGGCATGGAGGGCTTTCTCCCCTGGCCCCAGAGCCAGATGCTGTTGGCCGGCTTCTTGCCCTCCTCCCGCCTCTTTTTGTTGACATCATGGCGCTCCAGGATATCCACCGACAAGAGCATCAGGCGCTGCAAGACCTCGCACCCGCCGCCCAGGGGCTGGTAATCCGTTATGTCCTTTCCGATGATGTCGTGGGGCGGGGTGCACTCGGCCCTCTCGGACCCCCCTTTCCAGACCATCAGATGGCGGTAGCTCACGCCCGCATGGAAGGTGATGCCTTCCTCCTTCATCTCCCGGTTCAGGGCCTCTATGAGTGCGCGTGCCTCCTCGGAGCTGATGTGCCCCGCGCTGTAGTCCTCCATGTGGGCCTTCGTCCTGTCCTTGTTGAAGCCCAGGGTCACCAGGTTGCAGCGGTAGGCCGTGTCGGCCTCTCCGAGCTCCACACCCATGCTGGCGGCCTCCAGAGGGGCGCGCCCCGAGTAGTACAGCGCGGGGTCATACCCCAGGATGCTCATGTTCGCCACGTCGGAGCCCGCGGGGAACGAAGGCGGAATGGTGCGCACCATGCCCCGCAGGCCCTCCCGGGCCAGCTTGTCCATGTTGGGCGTGAAGGCCTCCATGAGGGGGGTCCTTCCCCCCAGCTCCCGCAGCGGCCTGTCGGCCATGCCGTCACCTATCAAGACCACGTATTTCATGGCGTGTCAGAGGATTCCCTCTATGATTCTCTCCACGGCCTCCACCTCGGGCTTCACCCTCACGGGCTCCTCCGTGACCTTGAAGACCGTATCCGGGTCCTTGAGGCCGTGCCCCGTCAACGTGCAGACCACCGTCGCGCCTTCCTCGAAATAGCCCTGCCCGTAAAGCTTCCGCACGCCCGCCAGCGAGGCCGCCGATGCGGGCTCGCAGAAGATGCCCTCCTTCGCGGCGATGAGCTTGTAGGCCGAAAGTATCTCCTCGTCCGTCACGGCCCCGATGGCTCCCCCCGATTCCTCCATGGCCGCCACGGCGCCCTTCCAACTGGCGGGATTGCCTATCCTGATGGCCGTGGCTATGGTATGGGGGTCCTCCACCACCCGCCCCAGAACGATAGGGGCCGCCCCCTCCGCCTGAAAGCCGAGCATCGTGGGCAGGCCCGTGACCCTTCCCCTCTCCCTGTATTCCTTGTACCCCATCCAGTAGGCCGTTATGTTTCCGGCGTTGCCTACCGGGAGCACATGGTAGCGGGGCGCGCTTCCGCCCATTTGCTCGCAGACCTCGAAGGCCGCCGTCTTCTGTCCCTCAAGCCTGAAAGGATTGATGGAATTCACCAGGGTGATGGGATGCCTCCGCACGATGGCCTTCACGATGCCCAGGGCTTCGTCGAAGTTGCCCTCCACCTGGATGACCGCGGGCTATCTTTCCCCGGGGTATGAGAACGATGCACGTCATGCCGGCCCGGGCGGCATAGGCTGCCGCGGAGGCCGAGGTGTTGCCCGTCGAAGCGCATATAACGGCCTTGGACTCCTCCTCCAGGGCCTTCGCGATGGCCATGGCCATCCCCCTGTCCTTGAAAGAAGCTGTAGGGTTTAGACCCTCGAATTTAAAGTAAAGCTTTAGGTTCTTGAGCTCCTCCTGCACAAGGTTCCACGCCTCGATGAGCGGGGTATTGCCTTCGTGAAGGGACAGCTCGGGTGTCCTGTCCGAAACGGGCAGAAAGTCCTTGAACTCCCGGACTATTCCCCGCCAGGCCATCTCACTCAACAATGTCACCTTCGACCAGCTCGACGTCCACGCCCTGCCGTTGCAGGGACTTGATGCCTTTTTGCAGATTCTCTTCCTTTCCCTCAAGCTCCAGGACCATCTCGCCGACGGTCTCGGTCACCTTTGCCCGGCGAATGTTGGGCATGAGGTCATACCTTTTCGCCATCCTGAAAATCACGGGTTTCTGGATCAAATCCTGGGGAAAGGTCAGCTTCACCCGCCGTTTCATGGTGTTGCCCTCCTCTCGCTTGCCGTTTTTGGGCCTATCCCCCGGCGATTGCCGGGACGATGGAGACCTCGTCGCCGTCCTTCACCTCGGTCTGCTCGCCCTTGAGAAACCTGATGTCCTCCTCGTTCACATAGATGTTGACGAACCGCCGTATCTTCCCGCCGTCGGAGATGCGCTCGCCGATGCCCGGGAAGCGGGCGTCCAGCTCCTGAACCAGCTCGATGACGGAGCCGGCCTTCCCCTCCACCAGCTCCTTCCCCGCGGTGAGCCTCTGCAAAGGAGTTGGTATCCTTACGTTGACAGCCATAATCGATTCCCTCCCTTATCCGGACTTTTTAATCTTTTTGAGGACTTCCTCAAAGGAAGCGAGACTCGGCTTTATCTGGTGCGGCCCGTGCATGTGTCCCGCCAGGGCTTCCTGGGTCTTCAGCCCATTGCCCGTGATGCATATGACCGTGGTCTCGTCCTTCCCTATTCTTCCCTGCTCGATGAGCTTCCTGGCCACCGCCAGGGTGACCCCGCCCGCGGTCTCCGCGAAGATGCCCTCGGTGCGAGCCAGAAGCCTCATGGCCTCGATAATCTCCTCGTCCGTCACGTCCTCGCCGTATCCCCCGCTCTCGGCCACGGCCTGGGTTGCGTAGAACCCGTCGGCGGGGTTGCCGATGGCCAGGGACTTGGCCACCGTCTGGGGCTTCACGGGCTTGATGACGTCCGTGCCCTCCTTGATGGCCGTGGCGATGGGGTTGCACCCCCGGGCCTGGGCGGCGAAGACCCTGGTGGAAAGCTCCTCCAGGATGCCGATTCCCTTGAGCTCCTTGAGGCTCTTCCATATCTTGGTCAGCAGCGAGCCGCTGGCGCAGGGGACGACCACGTTGTCCGGGGCCCGCCACCCCATCTGCTCCACTATCTCGAACCCATGGGTCTTGGAGCCCTCGGCGTAATACGGGCGTATGTTTATATTGACGAAGGCCCACTTGTATTTGTTCGCCACCTCGCTGCACAGGCGGTTGACGTCGTCGTAGCTTCCATCGACGGCGATGAGGTTGGGCGAGTACACCAGGGAGGCGACTATCTTGCTCTGCTCCAGCGTAGCCGGGATGAAGATGAACCGATTGAACCCCGCCCGGGCCCCGTGGGCGGCCACCGAGTGCGCCAGGTTGCCCGTGGACGCGCAGGCCACCGTGTCGAAGCCGAACTCCCTCGCCTTGGTCAGGGCCACGGCCACCACCCTGTCCTTGAAAGACAGGGTCGGATGCACCACCGTGTCGTCCTTCACATACAGGGCCCGCACTCCCAGCTCCCGGGCCAGGTTGTCCGCCTTGACCAGGGGGGTGAACCCGGAGGTCAGACCCACCTGCGGCTCCCCGTCGATGGGGAGAAGCTCCCTGTAGCGCCACAGGTTCAGCGCCCTCTGTTCGATGGTCTTGATGGTGAGCTTCTTCTTTATGGCACCGTAATCGTACATGACCTCCAGGGGACCGAAGCAGAACTCACAGACATATATGGGCTCCACCGGGTACTCCCGTCCGCATTCCCTGCACTTGAGCCCTCCCACAAACCCCATCGCATGCACCTCCCTTTTTCCTATGATAGCCCGGGGGAATTTATAAAATAAATATCTATTGTACTGAAAAAGCGTTTCTTTTTACCATATCATATCGGCGGCTGAACCAAGAAAGGGCGGCGCACCGGGACGGGCGCCCTCAGTGCGTCTTCAGGGCGGCTTTCTCCACGCAGTGGCCGTGGATGAGAAAGGCGTTGACCTCCGGGCGGGTGCCCGACAGGCTCACGATGACGTAGAAGACCCCGGGGAAATTGGGCTCCCTGGTCCCGGGAAAGAAGGCCCGCTCGATGTCGGTGCTCGAGGGGATGGCCGGCGAAGCCGGGTGGGAATGGTAGATGCCCACAAGCTCGAGGGAGTCCCGCTCTATCTGCTTCATGGCCTCCAGCTGCTCCCGGGAGTCGAACGCGTAGGAGACGGGCGAGGCGTGGACGTTCCTCAGGGGGTAGGCCTTCTCCGCCCCGTTGTCCCGCCCGCCGAGAAGCCCGCAGGCCTCGTGGGGAGCGCACTGCCGGGCATGGGAGATGACGGCCTCCAGAAGGTCCTCGCTGACCCTGAGCTCCTTCATCCTCCCCGGGGTGCCCTAAAGACTGCAGTAGCCGGCGTCATAATCCAGGAGCTCCACGATGCTCGGGTGCTCCCCGCAGACGGGGCACTGGGGGTTCCTGGGGACCTTTATCTTCCTGAAATCCATCTGAAGGGCGCTGTAGATGAGAAGCTCGTTCTTGAGCACCCGCCCCCGGCCCAGAAGGAGCTTCAGCACCTCGGTGGCCTGAAGCGAGCCCACGACGCCGGGGAGAACGCCCAGCACCCCCGCCTCCTGGCACGACGGCACCAGGCCCGGCGGCGGCGGCTCCTCGAACAGACACCGGTAGCAGTGCCCCTCGTGGGGAAGGATGGTGGTCACCTGCCCTTCAAACCGGAGGATGGCCCCGCTTACCAGGGGCTTTCCCATCATGACGCAGGCGTCGTTGACCAGGTAGCGGGTGGGAAAGTTGTCGCTGCCGTCCACCACCACGTCGTAGTCCCTGATGAGCTCCATGATGGTGTCCTTGGTAATCCTCTCCCTGAGGGCCACCACGTGGACGTCCGGGTTGAGGGCCTCGAAGGCCCTCTTTACGGACTGCACCTTGGGCTGGCCCAGGGAGTGGACATTGTGGGCTATCTGCCGCTGAAGGTTGCTCAGCTCCACCTCGTCGTTGTCCACGATGCCCAGGGTGCCCACCCCCGCCGCGGCCAGATAATACCCCGCGGGGCAGCCCAGCCCCCCGGCCCCCACGATGAAGACCTTGGAAGAAAGGAGCTTCTTCTGGCCCTTCCCTCCCACCTCGGGGAGGATGATGTGGCGCGAGTACCGGTGTATCTGCTCGTCCGAGAGCTCCATCAGTCCTTCTCTTTCCTGATTTTCAGCACCCAGTCCGTATCGTTGACCTTCTCGACCCCCAGGACCTTCTGGCCGTGGTCCTCCATCGAGCGGGGGATGTTGCGGGAAGCCTCCTCGTAGTCCAGAAGTATCTCCAGAACCTGCCCCACCTCCATCTCTTCGATGGCAAGCTTCGCCTTTACAAACGTGTAGGGGCAGACAAGCCCCTTGATGTCGACCGTCTTGTCGGCCTTGACGTTCTCCATAAAGCACCTCCCTCTCCCCGGTGAGCCGCCCCCCGCGGAACACCAATACTTATAGGTTTATAAGCATCTATTATAACTCTATTCCTCCTCCCCTTCAACCCTTATATAGAAGCTCTTGTCCGCCACCACGTCCAGCGTATCTATCTCTTGCACGGCCCGCCGGATGTCCTTCTCCCTGGCCGTATGGGTGAGAATGACCAGGGGGACGGCCTCCCCCACGCGCCTTCCCTTCTGGATGACCGAGGCGATGCTGATATTGTTCTTGCCGAAGATGCCCGATATGCGGGAGAGGACGCCGGGGCGGTCCAGGGCCTTGAACCTGAAATAATACATCGACTGCACGTCCCCTATCTTCCGCACCCGCGGGGGGCGGGCGCTCTCCTTGAAAACGGGCCTCAGAGCCCCCCTCCTTATGTTGGCGGCTATCTCGGCGATGTCCGCGACCACCGCGCTGGCGGTGGGCATCTCTCCCGCCCCGCGGCCGTAGTAAAGGGTGTCGCCCACGGCGTCCCCGCGGACGAAGACGGCGTTGAACACGCCGTCCACCTTGGCGATGAGATGGTCCTTGGGGACCATGGTGGGATGCACCCGCATCTCCACCTCTCCGTCCGTGGTCTTTCCGATGGCCAGGAGCTTCACCCTGTAGCCCAGCTCCCGGGCAAACTCTACGTCCAGAGAGGTTATTTTCGTGATGCCCTCGGTATAGACCTCGTCATAGGAAAGGGGGATGCCGTAGGCCAGAGA from Nitrospirota bacterium includes the following:
- a CDS encoding aspartate kinase, coding for MLIVQKYGGTSVGSVERIKAVAARVKAAVEQGHSVVVVVSAMSGETDKLIALAEGVSGSPDERELDMILSSGERVSAALMALSLKELGVNALSLTGRQVGIITDAAHTKARIERVTAGRVREAVARGQVPVVAGFQGISETSDVTTLGRGGSDLTAVAIAAALGADVCEIYTDVEGVYTTDPGIVSEARKLDRISYEEMLELASLGAKVLQSRSVEFAMNYGVPLVVRSSFSENPGTYVVKEDKDMEKVVVAGVAYDRNQAKLTLMGVPDRPGLAGRLFQAIASGNINVDMIVQNVSPDGRATDISFTVPRTEAGRAVQVVEKLSSDIGARGVSLGENISKVSIVGVGMKSHSGVAARMFETLARGNINIMMISTSEIKVSCVIEDKYTELAVRLLHEAFGLAGEPAEG
- a CDS encoding cofactor-independent phosphoglycerate mutase, translating into MKYVVLIGDGMADRPLRELGGRTPLMEAFTPNMDKLAREGLRGMVRTIPPSFPAGSDVANMSILGYDPALYYSGRAPLEAASMGVELGEADTAYRCNLVTLGFNKDRTKAHMEDYSAGHISSEEARALIEALNREMKEEGITFHAGVSYRHLMVWKGGSERAECTPPHDIIGKDITDYQPLGGGCEVLQRLMLLSVDILERHDVNKKRREEGKKPANSIWLWGQGRKPSMPSFSEKYGLRAALVSAVDLTKGLGASLGMEVLEVPGATGYLDTNYLGKAEYALRALEDVDLVYVHVEAPDEAGHSGNCKDKIRAIEDFDALVVGTVLRGMKAFDEYRILLLPDHATPIEERTHTREPVPFVIFDSAGTGEARDVSYDERIAEEEGVPMVQRGHELMGMFISGSIEKASGPC
- a CDS encoding NIL domain-containing protein — translated: MKRRVKLTFPQDLIQKPVIFRMAKRYDLMPNIRRAKVTETVGEMVLELEGKEENLQKGIKSLQRQGVDVELVEGDIVE
- a CDS encoding MoaD/ThiS family protein, which translates into the protein MAVNVRIPTPLQRLTAGKELVEGKAGSVIELVQELDARFPGIGERISDGGKIRRFVNIYVNEEDIRFLKGEQTEVKDGDEVSIVPAIAGG
- a CDS encoding threonine synthase, with product MGFVGGLKCRECGREYPVEPIYVCEFCFGPLEVMYDYGAIKKKLTIKTIEQRALNLWRYRELLPIDGEPQVGLTSGFTPLVKADNLARELGVRALYVKDDTVVHPTLSFKDRVVAVALTKAREFGFDTVACASTGNLAHSVAAHGARAGFNRFIFIPATLEQSKIVASLVYSPNLIAVDGSYDDVNRLCSEVANKYKWAFVNINIRPYYAEGSKTHGFEIVEQMGWRAPDNVVVPCASGSLLTKIWKSLKELKGIGILEELSTRVFAAQARGCNPIATAIKEGTDVIKPVKPQTVAKSLAIGNPADGFYATQAVAESGGYGEDVTDEEIIEAMRLLARTEGIFAETAGGVTLAVARKLIEQGRIGKDETTVICITGNGLKTQEALAGHMHGPHQIKPSLASFEEVLKKIKKSG
- a CDS encoding M67 family metallopeptidase, translated to MKELRVSEDLLEAVISHARQCAPHEACGLLGGRDNGAEKAYPLRNVHASPVSYAFDSREQLEAMKQIERDSLELVGIYHSHPASPAIPSSTDIERAFFPGTREPNFPGVFYVIVSLSGTRPEVNAFLIHGHCVEKAALKTH
- the moeB gene encoding molybdopterin-synthase adenylyltransferase MoeB, yielding MELSDEQIHRYSRHIILPEVGGKGQKKLLSSKVFIVGAGGLGCPAGYYLAAAGVGTLGIVDNDEVELSNLQRQIAHNVHSLGQPKVQSVKRAFEALNPDVHVVALRERITKDTIMELIRDYDVVVDGSDNFPTRYLVNDACVMMGKPLVSGAILRFEGQVTTILPHEGHCYRCLFEEPPPPGLVPSCQEAGVLGVLPGVVGSLQATEVLKLLLGRGRVLKNELLIYSALQMDFRKIKVPRNPQCPVCGEHPSIVELLDYDAGYCSL
- a CDS encoding sulfurtransferase TusA family protein, which codes for MENVKADKTVDIKGLVCPYTFVKAKLAIEEMEVGQVLEILLDYEEASRNIPRSMEDHGQKVLGVEKVNDTDWVLKIRKEKD
- a CDS encoding homoserine dehydrogenase, whose product is MAKDSIKVGVVGFGTVGTGTVKVLLRNAGILRERLGFPLELAYVADQDTRRDRGVRLPEGVLREDARVVLEDPEVDIVAELIGGTGAAGDVILEAIRRKKHVVTANKALLATRGNEIFAAARQHGVEVGFEASVAGGIPIIKVIREALVANNIVSVYGIINGTANLILTKMTEEGGEFSDALAEAQALGYAEADPTFDVEGVDAAHKLAILASLAYGIPLSYDEVYTEGITKITSLDVEFARELGYRVKLLAIGKTTDGEVEMRVHPTMVPKDHLIAKVDGVFNAVFVRGDAVGDTLYYGRGAGEMPTASAVVADIAEIAANIRRGALRPVFKESARPPRVRKIGDVQSMYYFRFKALDRPGVLSRISGIFGKNNISIASVIQKGRRVGEAVPLVILTHTAREKDIRRAVQEIDTLDVVADKSFYIRVEGEEE